From Verrucomicrobiota bacterium JB022, one genomic window encodes:
- a CDS encoding phage protease, whose product MNSEHQNTFERYKLVSFGEHGHRKGVQRIDRGAGEALVAAFYSLKGRMARRFGGLPVYVGHPDDAEFSGRAGHDDTRAHGWVQGLEVADDGLFVRIKWARSGRELLAEAHYKYLSPRWLMEPVESGVFRPVRLLSVGLTNAPNIPGEPIANAAPQDEGSVAGVGETQALPPASPDWQCEAEEAQQRIAELEARLARFEVPAANTERRPLKTAALTAQLGQRKPAQSESRQLLEAVNSRMAETGEDFPTAWSALRHRG is encoded by the coding sequence ATGAACAGTGAACATCAGAATACCTTTGAGCGCTATAAGCTGGTGAGCTTTGGCGAGCATGGACACCGCAAAGGGGTCCAGCGGATCGACCGTGGGGCCGGGGAGGCTTTGGTGGCGGCGTTCTATTCGCTCAAGGGGCGGATGGCGCGGCGATTCGGGGGCCTGCCGGTCTATGTCGGCCACCCCGACGATGCCGAATTTTCCGGGCGGGCCGGTCACGACGATACCCGCGCGCACGGCTGGGTCCAGGGCCTCGAAGTGGCCGACGACGGGCTTTTCGTGCGCATCAAGTGGGCCCGCAGCGGTCGCGAGCTGCTGGCGGAGGCGCATTACAAATACCTTTCGCCCCGCTGGCTGATGGAGCCGGTCGAGAGCGGCGTTTTTCGCCCCGTGCGGCTGCTCTCGGTGGGGCTGACGAATGCGCCCAACATCCCCGGCGAACCCATCGCGAACGCCGCACCGCAAGACGAGGGCAGCGTGGCCGGGGTGGGGGAGACGCAGGCCCTGCCGCCGGCGTCGCCCGATTGGCAATGCGAAGCCGAAGAGGCGCAGCAGCGCATCGCCGAACTTGAGGCCCGCCTCGCCCGCTTTGAAGTCCCCGCGGCCAACACCGAGCGCCGCCCGCTCAAGACTGCTGCGCTGACCGCCCAGCTCGGGCAGCGCAAGCCCGCGCAAAGCGAGTCCCGCCAGCTCCTTGAAGCCGTCAACAGCCGCATGGCCGAGACGGGCGAGGATTTCCCGACCGCCTGGAGCGCACTGCGCCACCGCGGCTAA
- a CDS encoding outer membrane lipoprotein-sorting protein: MALTLLPLNAAAQRLLTDLDAVLAKYIEANGGQKEMDAVQSLRVIGKYTMEGKTFDLNILKRRPDLKVVSYAQEGVTITIGYDGQRVWRQIDSPQGRRVEPMEGPEAQEFIGGIDFDGPLVGKPGVGETRKLLEPERIGRVDYYRIELTKADGKRIVYYIDSRTMREAKNLEYTTSATGEETVKENFLSDYAQYDGIWLARKIEAVSDGERQSLLEVSNVQINPGIIRSYFSMPSPAVRKPASAK; encoded by the coding sequence TTGGCCCTGACGCTTCTGCCGCTGAACGCGGCGGCTCAACGCCTGTTGACCGACCTCGACGCCGTGCTGGCCAAGTACATCGAGGCCAACGGCGGGCAAAAGGAGATGGATGCCGTCCAGTCGCTCCGGGTGATCGGCAAGTATACGATGGAGGGTAAGACCTTCGACCTCAACATCCTCAAGCGCCGCCCGGATCTGAAGGTCGTCTCGTATGCACAGGAAGGCGTCACGATTACGATCGGCTACGATGGGCAGCGCGTGTGGCGCCAGATCGACTCGCCCCAAGGCCGCCGGGTGGAGCCGATGGAAGGCCCCGAAGCCCAGGAATTCATTGGCGGGATCGACTTCGACGGGCCGCTGGTCGGCAAGCCCGGGGTGGGCGAGACCCGCAAGCTGCTGGAGCCCGAACGCATTGGCCGCGTCGACTATTACCGCATCGAGCTGACCAAGGCTGACGGCAAGCGCATCGTTTATTACATCGACTCGCGCACCATGCGGGAGGCCAAAAACCTCGAATACACCACTTCCGCCACGGGCGAGGAGACGGTGAAAGAGAATTTCCTCAGCGATTACGCACAATACGACGGCATCTGGCTGGCCCGAAAGATCGAGGCCGTGAGCGATGGCGAGCGCCAGTCGCTGCTCGAAGTGTCCAACGTGCAAATCAACCCGGGCATCATTCGCTCCTACTTCAGCATGCCGTCTCCCGCCGTGCGCAAGCCGGCTTCGGCCAAGTGA
- a CDS encoding YdbH domain-containing protein — MPLAAGTLVGGALAVNAIRQGLPGWVENWLEGWVAQDVGGQLDLEVASASLSHLDAPQLNWTGPGWELQGEGAQADYFWLPGQPFALQYLGFDSLTLTLDPSQTIAWPEPARPATTAAALPPPREVPLAPPLPQDGPPPAPPVVAPVAETRPPPAPTVEPDPVELPTAPVATAPEPWPVPAVPPQWLPRWDGDALETVLQGLWDFQIGAVTVPQGELRILRGEEAPLTWPWQLHWQDDGRELTGAFEGQGASLDLHLAVDGVRPEWTELSLSLDMAGREAWTPWLESFAVEAPAGLEWGGAQAEALFRARPGEAPHTALLIEGQNWRYDDGEGLTAGLERIVLAAEGHDWDDLEVNGALRSHALSFGDWQVDPFDVIVKYPAPRYLKVEVPNLVARQGDAIHARAAFRAFVQAPWKHPQPQAEWELALQEAHLLSESQPHSLEPFSIFGKAIAGGWSVQASPISVAEFPDWSLADIEGAVHTFRQAAEVSAELRSRNVPLLNLAAQVDGLSPLDAVAWQIRSPGEAPATDLEGTVDLSGEAPVVAWQGKLAAGLLEAVRAFLPSDWADLQAQGSLAFGSSELTLGEQPTGVVELRPQLTQLGSAAQGWQLRDLNGTLRLANPYGFWLPQGPETHLTLARASSPGTPEWDLRGLSLKMPTEAPHAQLHAVMHDGLTGARALDVQAEADWTQGYTLQSTLQSFPPAGQKPLVLKLDARATLLPLVDRVTLQGGGALGSLGPLKALLGPAWAGVRFGGQLEVSGEAGRANLLDYTGHARLQIRDGSLTWAEGRTTTGLNTTVQLVYQGNQLRSDGPQTLTIAEVKQGEEVLKNVSVRFNLTAYPQLAVEEVVAEWRGGQVTLEPFVYDFANPVFETTVHLKGVEAQPIVTQLMGSALEFIARSGQVKGAILPLSGYLPVRYDHGRLSADKGELSLTTPNQPLVRLTDRELAEKYLNLGEQVPPTLRPAVVNAALNGLQVEYFRARMFDPKTPLQPLVLELGVAARTKELELEGVHIRMPINLFGDREQGQHTSFEQALWAVLHIGLPAPRR, encoded by the coding sequence GTGCCTCTGGCCGCAGGGACGCTCGTGGGCGGAGCCTTGGCCGTCAACGCCATCCGGCAAGGCCTGCCCGGGTGGGTTGAAAACTGGCTGGAAGGCTGGGTCGCGCAAGACGTGGGCGGCCAGCTCGACCTCGAAGTCGCCTCTGCCAGCCTGTCGCACCTCGACGCCCCGCAGCTCAACTGGACCGGCCCCGGCTGGGAACTGCAGGGCGAGGGCGCGCAGGCGGATTATTTTTGGCTGCCCGGCCAGCCCTTCGCGCTGCAATACCTCGGCTTCGATTCGCTCACGCTGACGCTCGACCCGAGCCAGACGATTGCCTGGCCCGAGCCGGCCCGCCCCGCTACGACTGCGGCCGCGCTGCCGCCTCCGCGGGAGGTGCCGCTGGCCCCCCCTTTGCCGCAGGATGGCCCGCCGCCCGCCCCTCCGGTTGTCGCGCCTGTGGCTGAGACCAGGCCTCCGCCTGCTCCCACTGTCGAACCCGACCCCGTCGAGCTGCCGACTGCTCCCGTCGCGACGGCACCCGAGCCTTGGCCCGTGCCCGCAGTTCCGCCCCAATGGCTCCCACGTTGGGACGGTGACGCGCTGGAGACGGTGCTGCAGGGCTTGTGGGATTTCCAGATCGGCGCGGTAACGGTGCCTCAGGGCGAGCTGCGGATCTTGCGGGGCGAGGAAGCGCCGTTGACCTGGCCGTGGCAGCTGCATTGGCAGGACGATGGCCGCGAGCTGACCGGAGCTTTCGAAGGGCAAGGCGCTTCTTTGGATTTGCACCTTGCGGTCGACGGCGTGCGCCCGGAATGGACCGAGTTGAGCCTGTCGCTCGATATGGCCGGGCGTGAAGCCTGGACGCCTTGGCTCGAAAGCTTCGCGGTGGAGGCCCCTGCCGGGCTCGAATGGGGTGGGGCGCAGGCGGAGGCTCTTTTCCGCGCCCGCCCGGGCGAAGCCCCGCACACCGCATTGCTGATCGAGGGGCAGAATTGGCGCTACGACGACGGAGAGGGCCTGACCGCCGGGCTGGAGCGCATCGTGCTCGCCGCCGAGGGCCACGACTGGGACGATCTGGAGGTGAATGGCGCCCTGCGTTCGCACGCCCTGAGCTTTGGCGACTGGCAGGTGGACCCCTTCGACGTGATCGTCAAATACCCCGCGCCGCGCTACCTCAAGGTGGAGGTGCCAAACCTCGTGGCCCGGCAAGGTGATGCGATCCACGCCCGGGCGGCCTTCCGCGCTTTTGTGCAAGCCCCGTGGAAGCATCCCCAGCCGCAGGCCGAGTGGGAGCTGGCGCTGCAGGAGGCCCACCTTTTAAGCGAGTCGCAGCCGCACAGTCTGGAGCCGTTTTCGATCTTTGGCAAAGCCATCGCCGGCGGCTGGAGCGTGCAGGCTTCGCCCATCTCCGTCGCGGAGTTTCCGGACTGGTCGCTGGCGGATATCGAGGGGGCCGTGCATACCTTTCGACAGGCCGCCGAGGTGAGCGCCGAGCTGCGTTCGCGCAACGTGCCACTGCTGAATCTGGCAGCGCAGGTCGACGGTTTGAGCCCGCTGGACGCGGTCGCCTGGCAGATCCGCTCGCCGGGCGAAGCTCCCGCCACCGACTTGGAAGGCACGGTCGATCTTTCTGGGGAGGCTCCGGTGGTGGCGTGGCAGGGCAAGCTGGCGGCGGGTCTGCTGGAGGCCGTGCGGGCCTTTTTGCCGAGCGACTGGGCCGATTTGCAGGCGCAGGGTTCGCTCGCCTTCGGCTCGTCGGAGCTGACGCTGGGCGAGCAGCCGACCGGCGTGGTGGAGCTGCGTCCGCAGTTGACGCAGCTCGGTAGCGCCGCGCAGGGCTGGCAACTCCGCGACCTGAACGGCACCTTGCGCTTGGCCAACCCCTACGGCTTTTGGCTGCCCCAGGGGCCGGAAACTCATTTGACGCTCGCCCGCGCCAGCTCTCCCGGCACGCCGGAGTGGGACCTGCGGGGCCTTTCGCTGAAGATGCCGACTGAGGCTCCGCACGCGCAGCTCCACGCGGTGATGCACGACGGCCTCACCGGTGCCCGCGCGCTGGACGTGCAGGCAGAGGCGGACTGGACGCAGGGCTATACGCTGCAATCGACGCTGCAGAGCTTCCCGCCCGCCGGGCAAAAACCGCTGGTGCTCAAGCTCGACGCGCGCGCCACCTTGTTGCCATTGGTCGATCGCGTGACCCTGCAGGGTGGGGGGGCGCTTGGTTCGCTGGGCCCGCTCAAGGCGCTGCTCGGCCCGGCCTGGGCAGGCGTGCGCTTCGGCGGGCAGTTGGAGGTGTCGGGCGAAGCCGGGCGCGCCAACCTGCTCGATTACACCGGCCACGCGCGCCTGCAGATCCGTGACGGTTCGCTGACCTGGGCCGAGGGCCGCACCACCACTGGGCTCAACACGACGGTGCAGCTCGTCTACCAAGGCAACCAGCTCCGCAGCGACGGCCCCCAGACGCTGACCATTGCCGAAGTGAAGCAGGGCGAAGAGGTGCTGAAAAACGTGAGCGTACGCTTCAACCTGACCGCCTACCCGCAGCTCGCGGTCGAAGAAGTGGTGGCCGAGTGGCGCGGCGGGCAAGTCACGCTGGAGCCCTTCGTCTACGACTTCGCCAACCCGGTTTTCGAGACAACAGTGCACCTCAAGGGGGTGGAGGCGCAGCCGATCGTTACCCAGTTGATGGGTTCGGCACTGGAGTTCATTGCCCGCTCTGGCCAAGTCAAAGGTGCCATCTTGCCTCTGAGCGGCTACCTTCCTGTCCGGTATGACCATGGACGTTTGAGTGCGGACAAGGGGGAGTTATCATTAACGACTCCAAATCAGCCCTTGGTGCGCCTGACCGACCGCGAGTTGGCTGAAAAATACCTTAACCTGGGAGAGCAGGTGCCGCCTACCCTACGCCCGGCAGTGGTGAACGCCGCATTGAACGGACTTCAGGTCGAGTATTTTCGCGCACGCATGTTCGATCCCAAGACGCCGCTGCAGCCGCTCGTCCTTGAGCTCGGAGTAGCGGCAAGAACCAAGGAGCTTGAACTGGAAGGCGTGCACATCCGGATGCCAATCAACCTCTTTGGTGATCGCGAGCAAGGCCAGCATACATCGTTCGAACAGGCGCTATGGGCCGTGCTACACATCGGACTGCCTGCCCCACGAAGATGA
- a CDS encoding YdbL family protein, whose product MERRNFFRWLGFVLLGLFALGTTAFAQDAAARVRDRLPQVDALKAQGAVGETNRGYLEARSSLNEQQTQLVEAENADRRELYSLVARRTGQSVAEVGQQRAIRIAEISRPGVWLQDADGDWYRKK is encoded by the coding sequence ATGGAACGACGTAACTTTTTCCGCTGGCTGGGCTTCGTCTTGCTCGGCCTCTTTGCGCTGGGCACCACCGCTTTTGCCCAAGACGCCGCCGCGCGTGTGCGCGACCGCTTGCCCCAAGTCGATGCCCTCAAGGCCCAAGGCGCGGTCGGCGAGACCAACCGTGGCTACCTCGAAGCCCGCAGCAGCCTCAACGAACAGCAGACCCAACTCGTCGAGGCCGAAAACGCCGACCGCCGAGAGCTCTACTCGCTCGTGGCGCGCCGTACCGGCCAATCCGTAGCGGAGGTCGGCCAGCAACGCGCCATCCGCATTGCCGAGATCTCCCGCCCCGGCGTGTGGCTGCAAGACGCAGACGGCGACTGGTACCGCAAGAAGTAG
- a CDS encoding UDP-N-acetylmuramoyl-L-alanyl-D-glutamate--2,6-diaminopimelate ligase, giving the protein MPITQQARLLAQLLQGPDSQREQAISGVTCRVERVQPGMVFAAVEEFLAYQQWQHGLAHLSEAVRRGAGAVITPRASEDLALSQLVVPEPRRVYGTLCRAFWGAPDQVLRLIGVTGTNGKSTTAQLIAHLYQHTLGRAGSIGTLGTYLNGQRIEAGVYTTPLAEDGYRLLARLRNLHADAVAMEVSSHGLALERVAGMKFSAAVFLNLGRDHLDFHGTPEAYLEAKLRLFQQLPVRCPAIVNADDPAWQTFAHAAKGPVLRYGIKNRRAEVRAIFINLSARETTFTLAYQGQRYPARMRLLGRFMVSNALAAIATLLAYGAKPEALLRALASFRPLPGRMEAFPLPNGATAIVDYAHNPDGLERLLENVRAFDPRQLLLVFGAGGDRDKGKRPLMGEIAARYADRIWISNDNPRTEEPEAIAQAIRRGVGPHPATTLQLDRAAAIREAYASSQPGDVLVLAGKGHEDYMQIGTRKLPYSDIAVVKALR; this is encoded by the coding sequence ATGCCGATCACGCAGCAAGCGCGCCTGCTCGCCCAGCTTTTGCAAGGCCCTGACTCCCAGCGGGAACAAGCGATTTCAGGCGTCACCTGTCGCGTCGAGCGTGTGCAGCCCGGCATGGTTTTCGCGGCGGTGGAGGAATTTCTGGCGTATCAGCAATGGCAGCACGGCCTGGCCCACCTCAGCGAGGCGGTGCGGCGTGGGGCCGGAGCGGTCATTACGCCCCGCGCTTCCGAAGATCTGGCGCTTTCCCAGCTCGTGGTGCCCGAGCCGCGTCGCGTGTACGGCACACTCTGCCGGGCCTTCTGGGGAGCGCCCGATCAAGTGCTGCGGCTGATCGGCGTCACCGGCACCAACGGCAAATCGACCACTGCCCAGCTCATCGCCCACCTCTACCAGCACACGTTGGGGCGCGCGGGCAGTATCGGCACGCTGGGTACCTACCTCAACGGCCAACGCATCGAGGCGGGCGTCTACACCACCCCCCTGGCCGAAGACGGCTACCGCCTGCTCGCCCGCCTGCGCAACCTCCACGCCGACGCCGTCGCGATGGAAGTCTCCAGCCACGGCCTCGCGCTCGAGCGGGTGGCGGGCATGAAGTTCAGCGCCGCCGTCTTCCTCAACCTCGGGCGCGATCACCTCGACTTTCACGGCACCCCCGAAGCCTACCTGGAGGCCAAGCTGCGGCTCTTCCAGCAACTGCCGGTCCGCTGCCCCGCCATTGTCAATGCCGACGATCCGGCGTGGCAGACCTTCGCCCATGCGGCCAAAGGGCCCGTGCTCCGCTACGGCATCAAGAACCGACGGGCCGAAGTGCGGGCGATCTTTATCAACCTCAGCGCGCGCGAAACCACCTTTACGCTCGCCTATCAAGGGCAGCGTTACCCCGCCCGCATGCGCCTGCTCGGCCGCTTCATGGTCTCCAACGCCCTCGCGGCCATCGCCACCCTGCTGGCCTACGGGGCCAAGCCGGAGGCCCTCCTGCGCGCCCTGGCCAGCTTCCGCCCGCTGCCGGGCCGCATGGAAGCCTTCCCTTTGCCCAACGGCGCCACCGCCATCGTCGATTACGCGCACAATCCCGACGGCCTCGAGCGCCTGCTGGAAAACGTGCGCGCGTTCGACCCTCGCCAGTTGCTGCTCGTTTTTGGGGCAGGGGGCGATCGCGACAAGGGCAAACGCCCCCTCATGGGCGAGATCGCGGCCCGCTACGCCGACCGCATCTGGATCAGCAACGACAACCCGCGCACCGAAGAGCCCGAAGCCATCGCGCAAGCCATTCGCCGCGGTGTCGGCCCGCACCCGGCCACAACCCTGCAGCTCGACCGCGCCGCCGCCATCCGCGAAGCCTACGCCTCCAGCCAACCCGGCGACGTGCTCGTCCTCGCCGGCAAAGGCCACGAAGACTACATGCAGATCGGCACCCGCAAACTCCCCTACAGCGACATCGCCGTGGTCAAAGCACTGCGGTAA
- a CDS encoding glycosyltransferase family 4 protein, whose product MSTPRAVLVCNQGWHLEAPSGANRLGSDVARALAAEGAEVHYLCVSPAGPYDQPVESEGVQVWRHPPAPAKAKGWARLQHHLRESERLARCIYGQTRIDLVYGHTPLQYAGALRPLRARKRPRLAYAVHSPYALEMRYNDEAHEPRSWMRAVRQGMFRLIERQVLQKSDFVHGFSAYTGKCLRELYGPRLCAGYEAWPAWADLEHFQPRHDFDLANFLGGPPLEPGERVFFTLRRLQPRMGLENLIEAAARLAQEGHKFRLLIGGSGPLRSALEDQAALHDLRARVRFLGRLDDADIPRLYTAADCFILPTRGLECFGLIVLEAWACGTPVIATPVGAIPELFDDPEWRGWLTRDASAEALTERMRAFLQEPPASSPEPYRERSRLWDKNKRLGELLERLKRA is encoded by the coding sequence GTGTCGACTCCCCGGGCCGTTCTCGTCTGCAACCAAGGCTGGCATCTCGAAGCCCCCAGTGGCGCCAATCGCCTGGGTAGCGACGTGGCGCGTGCGCTGGCCGCCGAGGGTGCCGAGGTGCACTATCTCTGCGTGTCGCCCGCCGGCCCTTACGACCAGCCGGTGGAGAGCGAGGGGGTGCAGGTGTGGAGGCACCCGCCGGCCCCGGCCAAGGCCAAGGGCTGGGCGCGCCTGCAACACCACCTGCGCGAGAGCGAGCGGCTGGCCCGCTGCATTTACGGGCAGACGCGGATCGACCTTGTCTACGGCCACACGCCCCTGCAGTACGCCGGTGCGCTACGCCCTTTGCGGGCGCGCAAACGCCCACGGCTGGCCTATGCGGTCCACAGCCCCTACGCGCTGGAGATGCGCTACAACGACGAGGCCCACGAGCCCCGTAGCTGGATGCGCGCCGTGCGGCAGGGCATGTTTCGCCTGATCGAGCGGCAGGTGCTGCAAAAGAGCGACTTTGTGCACGGCTTCTCGGCCTATACGGGCAAGTGCCTGCGCGAGCTGTATGGGCCTCGCCTGTGTGCCGGCTACGAGGCCTGGCCGGCCTGGGCCGATCTCGAACACTTCCAGCCCCGGCACGACTTCGACCTCGCCAACTTCCTCGGTGGGCCGCCGCTGGAGCCGGGCGAGCGCGTGTTCTTTACCCTGCGCCGCCTGCAACCGCGCATGGGGCTGGAAAACCTGATCGAAGCCGCCGCCCGACTCGCCCAAGAGGGGCACAAGTTTCGCCTGTTGATCGGTGGCAGCGGGCCCCTGCGCTCCGCGCTCGAAGATCAGGCGGCCTTGCACGACCTGCGGGCCCGCGTGCGCTTCCTTGGCCGGCTCGACGACGCCGACATCCCGCGCCTCTACACGGCGGCCGACTGCTTTATCCTGCCCACCCGGGGGCTCGAGTGCTTTGGGCTGATCGTGCTCGAAGCCTGGGCCTGCGGCACCCCGGTGATCGCGACCCCGGTGGGGGCCATCCCGGAGCTGTTCGACGACCCGGAGTGGAGGGGCTGGCTGACCCGCGATGCCTCGGCCGAAGCCCTCACCGAGCGTATGCGGGCCTTCCTGCAAGAGCCCCCCGCCAGCTCGCCGGAGCCTTATCGGGAAAGGTCCCGCCTCTGGGATAAGAACAAACGCCTAGGTGAGCTGCTGGAACGCCTCAAAAGAGCTTAG
- a CDS encoding PEP-CTERM sorting domain-containing protein: protein MNSRLVALLPILCTATLSASISLEFSFTATASGADPLGLDGATFSFFASSDDEVYSDFGGFAYLEFDTIQLTLSGSSMSDGTYSLTELNSGPIGAVPDAGSDTSILLLDSGGGPVDFTVGSFFELRNFSPYSSASVGGFVNPGDAVLPEHFDGLVVDGAGFPSFNIRTLPDLGYYSYTYAPFTVSVIPEPGVYGALAGLGALGFVAYRRKRA, encoded by the coding sequence ATGAATTCTCGTCTCGTTGCGCTCCTGCCCATCCTCTGCACGGCAACCCTTTCTGCCTCGATTTCACTCGAGTTTTCCTTCACTGCCACCGCGTCCGGGGCCGATCCACTGGGCCTCGACGGGGCTACGTTTTCCTTTTTCGCCTCGTCCGACGATGAGGTCTATAGCGACTTCGGCGGCTTTGCCTACCTGGAGTTCGACACCATCCAGCTCACGCTCTCCGGCAGCTCGATGTCGGACGGCACTTACTCGCTCACAGAGCTCAACAGCGGGCCGATCGGTGCCGTCCCCGATGCCGGCAGCGATACCTCCATTCTGTTGCTCGACAGCGGCGGCGGCCCCGTCGATTTCACCGTCGGCTCGTTCTTTGAGCTGCGCAACTTTTCGCCCTACAGCTCCGCTAGCGTCGGCGGCTTCGTCAACCCCGGCGACGCCGTCTTGCCAGAGCACTTCGACGGGCTGGTGGTCGACGGCGCGGGCTTCCCCAGCTTCAACATCCGCACCCTGCCCGACCTCGGCTACTACAGCTACACCTACGCGCCCTTTACCGTCTCCGTCATCCCCGAGCCTGGGGTATATGGAGCCCTGGCCGGCCTGGGTGCCCTCGGCTTCGTAGCCTACCGCCGCAAGCGCGCCTAA
- a CDS encoding PEP-CTERM sorting domain-containing protein, which produces MKRLILSTLSLLAAASAFASLSITFQFNPTAVDTDTFGLNGSTFTFVATTSQETYQPMDIFGFPSLTWDEVSLSITGSASNDGSYILSPTASANIYAIPSYSNTALLFLDDVLNYAFFDAELQFRIHGFSGEAASVTSAISAGDAVMPEHFEGLAFAPAVFDVRTLGDNDYREYNHDAYTVNIVAVPEPSTYAAIAGLGVLGLVAYRRKRA; this is translated from the coding sequence ATGAAGCGCCTCATCCTGTCTACTCTGTCTCTGCTGGCGGCTGCCTCGGCCTTTGCCAGCCTGTCGATCACGTTCCAGTTCAACCCGACGGCGGTCGATACCGATACCTTCGGCCTCAACGGCTCGACTTTCACTTTTGTCGCCACCACCAGCCAGGAGACCTACCAACCGATGGACATCTTCGGCTTTCCTTCCCTCACTTGGGATGAGGTGTCTCTTTCCATCACTGGAAGCGCGTCGAACGACGGCAGTTACATCCTCTCTCCTACTGCGTCTGCCAATATTTACGCCATACCCAGCTACTCCAACACGGCCCTTTTGTTCTTGGACGACGTTCTCAACTACGCATTCTTCGACGCCGAGCTTCAGTTTAGAATCCACGGTTTCAGCGGGGAAGCCGCTAGCGTCACCTCCGCTATCTCGGCGGGGGACGCCGTAATGCCGGAGCATTTTGAAGGACTTGCGTTCGCCCCTGCGGTTTTTGATGTGCGTACCCTGGGTGATAACGATTACAGGGAATACAACCACGACGCCTACACGGTGAATATCGTCGCCGTGCCCGAGCCCTCCACTTACGCTGCGATCGCCGGCCTGGGTGTGCTCGGCCTCGTCGCCTATCGCCGCAAGCGCGCCTAA
- a CDS encoding PEP-CTERM sorting domain-containing protein, with amino-acid sequence MKRLVLSSVSLLATVSAFAGFSIAFSFEPTAFDSDTYGLNGSTFSFVATTSQEVYSEFQSIGLAQLTWDTVTLSISGSVSSDGSYSLVDADGGTLIALPNADGANILFTEDSSFPIFDLGTAFRLDDVVFASNFTNDSSLAPGSAVSPAHFDGLIINEGFGLIELQPVGGGTATYYETGSFIVTVVPEPSTYAAIAGLGVLGFVALRRKRA; translated from the coding sequence ATGAAACGCCTCGTCTTGTCCTCCGTCTCCTTGCTCGCGACCGTCTCTGCCTTTGCCGGCTTCTCGATCGCTTTTTCATTCGAGCCGACCGCTTTCGACAGCGATACCTACGGCCTCAACGGCTCCACCTTCTCCTTCGTCGCCACCACCAGCCAGGAAGTCTACTCCGAATTTCAGAGCATCGGGCTGGCCCAGTTGACCTGGGACACCGTTACGCTCTCGATTTCCGGCAGCGTTTCCAGCGACGGGTCTTACTCCTTGGTCGACGCCGATGGCGGTACCTTGATTGCGCTGCCCAATGCCGACGGGGCCAACATCCTGTTCACGGAAGACAGCAGTTTCCCCATCTTCGACCTCGGCACGGCCTTCCGCCTCGACGACGTGGTCTTCGCGAGCAACTTCACCAATGATTCGAGCCTCGCGCCGGGTAGCGCCGTGAGCCCCGCCCACTTCGACGGGCTCATCATCAACGAAGGCTTTGGGCTGATCGAGCTGCAACCGGTCGGCGGCGGCACGGCCACCTATTACGAAACCGGCAGCTTTATCGTCACCGTCGTGCCCGAGCCCTCTACCTACGCCGCGATCGCCGGCCTGGGCGTGCTCGGCTTCGTGGCCCTGCGCCGCAAGCGCGCGTAG
- a CDS encoding thioredoxin family protein, producing the protein MALTPSTMLALGTPCPRFSLRNVVDQQMVSLSDYEGAKGLLVLFICNHCPYVKLLKKHLAELARAYQEQGIATVAINSNDTISYPDDAPPRMKADAEEFGYPFPYLFDEKQEVAKDFRAACTPDIYLFDQDQKLVYRGQYDDSRPGNNKPVTGADLRRALDALLAGQTIPEDEQKPATGCNIKWKAGNAPKYFG; encoded by the coding sequence ATGGCCCTCACCCCTTCCACCATGTTAGCGCTGGGCACGCCTTGCCCGCGCTTCAGCCTGCGCAACGTCGTCGACCAGCAGATGGTCTCCCTCTCCGATTACGAGGGGGCCAAGGGGCTGCTGGTGCTGTTTATCTGCAACCACTGCCCCTACGTAAAGCTGCTGAAAAAGCACTTGGCGGAGCTGGCGCGTGCGTATCAGGAGCAGGGCATCGCCACGGTGGCGATCAACAGCAACGACACGATTTCTTACCCCGACGACGCGCCGCCGCGCATGAAGGCCGACGCCGAGGAGTTCGGCTACCCCTTCCCCTACCTCTTCGACGAGAAGCAGGAGGTGGCCAAGGACTTTCGCGCTGCCTGCACGCCCGATATCTACCTCTTCGACCAGGATCAGAAGCTCGTCTACCGCGGCCAGTACGACGACTCCCGCCCTGGCAACAACAAGCCCGTGACCGGGGCCGACCTGCGCCGTGCGCTCGACGCCTTACTCGCGGGGCAGACGATCCCCGAAGACGAGCAAAAGCCCGCCACCGGCTGCAATATCAAATGGAAAGCGGGGAACGCGCCCAAATACTTCGGCTAA